The following nucleotide sequence is from Bactrocera oleae isolate idBacOlea1 chromosome 2, idBacOlea1, whole genome shotgun sequence.
CGCAATTTTGTAATAACAAATtcctaaaaattaatatataatatgaagaaaattaaGCTAAGATTAATATCAGTCTTCAAAAGATACATTTGATCTTTTAAAAACATTATCAAGACAGTGGCAGGGACTGACTGCTTTCCCCTACACTTGTGGGACCAAACATGATAAGAGCTAAGCTTGGTCTAGGTGCAAGGGCTGACACTAGCAATGGAGCTGAAGCTAAGCCTAGCTCAACTGAGGTGTGGGAGATGTGGCATTATTGGACAGCAGCAGATGCAGCCCGTCTCTTCTATTTCCGATTACAAAATATCGTTTATCATATCTCTGTAGTAAATAATACAGCGTTAACAGAGGTGACGAATTGCAGAtacattttcaaacaaaatttagaCAATGTCTTTAGTACTCCAAAATTCGCAACTAAACTCTGAAACTCACAGCATTCATTTTTCTCTCGTCGAAAACCTACTTATTATCAGCTTAGAATAAATGTTTCTATTCCCAATGAAatcttaaagaaaaaaatgttaaaccgCCAAAGTCACAACACGCAACAAATTtactttgataaaaatttttactgtaACTGTTACTCTCAAATTACAGTATCACCAAATTTCTGTAGAGAACGTCAAATCTTAGTGTTGGTGTGGTTCGACATAGAGAGTTTTCTTCCAACAAATTCAGAGATAATCTGTATTTAAAGCGCTTTAAATATAGGGTGATCTTTCTCCCTTCGAACATTTTGCACTAAACTTTCcgttgaaaaatttttatatgtgatTATTTGAATAGTCGAATATTTTAGCCTTGGCGGAGAAAACTAACACCATGAACATGAACTATGCCAGCAATGCCTTGAAAAACAATATCTATTTGCTGTTATacctagatacatatatacatttctacACACTTTATTTATTCAGCTATGTAGCATAAGAAAACTACCTAATCCATTGTCGAGCAAAAATATTTCCGCAACAGTTGGGGGTTCGTTTGTTACGTTCCGTTTCACAAGTATTTCGTTGTCATTTCCAACCTTCAATgctgaaaataacaaaattgcaCGAATAACGTAATATCTCTGGAACGTTAAAGGCACGAGCAAACGTGTACCACTCCACACACCGACAAATATACACAACTGCTTGGTAAATAACAAACTtctgtttttcttgtttaaatattcacatttattattaaaaaaataatgtatttgtcATTACTTTTTTCTACTTGAATAGCAAATATTCATATCAAACCTAACATTGCaattattttgcataaaaagtaTTCATTCGAAGGCCATATTTGTATGCCCCAGACTCTTGAACACTTTAAATTATCTAACTACACACTTCTTTACGCttacactttaaatattttaaatgaattttcattTCGAAACCACTATTTTGTGTATCCAATCGAGGTAGGCGGCGATATCCGTATATACCGCGGGATGGCCGGCCATACCGCAACGCGTGAAGCCATAACTCACCACACCGTAGGTCACCCAACGCGAGTATTTACGATCGAAATACATGAGTGGCGCACCGCTGTCACCGGCACAAGTATCCTTGGCGAATTCACCGCCAGCACAAACCTGTTTAGGACCCAATTCGATGCCAAATGGCGACAAAATCTTCGTACAGTTGTCACGTTCCACATATGGAATGCGCAGCTTCAGCTTGATCGGGCTGTGTATGTTGCGAAAGTACTTATTaactgagagagagagagggagatgTGAGTAAGAGTTAAGATAAAGGATTTTCatgacaatttaaaattttcaacaaatttgatTTACTTACATAAGTCGGTGCGTCCCCAACCGGAGACCGAAAACATTTCACCCTCCTTATAGGGACTCTCCTCATCTTGGCTTGGCAGACAAATTGGCATGATGAAATGCGTGAAAGACACTGCACGCTTTAGTCGTATTATGGCGATATCGTTGAATTTGCTAAACGAATTCTCATTGTATTCGGGATGCACGAATATGCGTTCGTAGCCGATGTCCACAGCAGCGTCCGCACAGTTCAGATAATCGGGTTCCTCAATACAGTCTGGTTCGGTTTTGACATTGAATTCACCTAAGCGTACAAgtttcctaaaaatttacacaaaacacATTGTTATTATTCATTCAAATGAGGTTAGGTGTGTTTTGGAAAAAGTGGTTTCGTAATGTAGTTTATTTTGTAGGTTTCAGTGAATTCGTCAATATAGATCATATGgtaatttttaacttcccgctaagaaaattgaaaattttctaaaaatgggaaattattggtttcaccccattttgcaaaaatcgagttctcaacagatctcaacgttctgagggtcgaggaagcttccccgtaTTGGGGCTTGGCTTGGTGAACTATTCTTAAAACCTACATTTTCCGAATGAGGTTCTATCTTAATAGGATTCTAAAGAAATGAACTCAAAAAGAGTTGTCATATacagtatattattttataaatgtatttcaAATAATGCAGAACTTTAATAATAGTGTAAGCTAGGTGAGGTAAACTGAGTATCCAAGAAGTcataaaaaatcgtatttttacTACAAAAAAATTGGAGTTACCACCTCGGTTTGAAtaaattcacttaaaaaattgcataacacctagaaaattgttttttatttttgctaaaaCATAATAATGCCTTGAAAAGTTTGATATGTTAGAGCAGAGCTTGTTAGagtttctaataaaatttttatctaaTAATTCGAAAGCAATGCTGGTTCGTTATAAAATGAgtgttgtttaaaaaattaattgcaaaaactTGTGGTTTGTCGTTCCCACCTCATCttcaatttaaaactttaaatttgaaCTTTTCAAAACCATTGGgttgtcaaaaaaatatttgaagtttCGTAAAGTTGGCTTGAAAATTTATGTCGAAATATTTAACATTGAAAAGTTTATATTGCTCTTGAGTATTTCTTCACAATAATTAATAATGATAATAGAGTTTAACCCATAAGGTTTACTAAACGTCACTGATTTAAGGCAGCTGCTTCAAAATTTAAGGTTAAAGTTTATAGAACACTGAAGATATTACATGTATgcgtttgaaaaaaatatcggaagtacttttttttttaataaatcttcTTCACTTCCAAATATTCCCCACGATTAATCTCTACCGTTTGCTTACAACAGCTCAGTCACTTTTAATTATACTAATTTTCCATTCTTTGGAAACTTACAATCCTTTCTTTTCACGCACACCTTCGCCCCGCACACAATGTGCCGCAGTCAGAATATGACGATCGTCGATAAGCGCGCCACTACAGCCGAAATCATCTGCGAATGAAAGGAAGATGAAAATCACTTTCTCACACAAAAACCGCTTAAATACACATGCATGAAATTAAATCATACTTGAACTGTAGACCAGTAACGCCAGCCACGGAAACTCATCCAGTTCGGCGATCTCGCCACCATAAATACGATTTGTCACCTGTTTGCCACATTCGTTGCGCAAATTGAAACTCTCTCCCGGTTCCACAGTTTGTATGCGACGTTTTAGTTTCTTACGTTTGAATTGCGCGGTCACATTTTGAAAACGGCGATATTCGAATTTCGAAAACTTTAGTGAAGGATATAAATAGTCCTGTCCATTAGCCGGACAACAGACCAATGGCTCTAGCACATCCGAGTCATTTTCTTTACAAGAGCACTGCACTTTCTTTAGAAAATTCACTTTCTCGGCAGATATATTCGGTACGCTGCGCGCCTGTAGATAGGCTGAGCAATTGCCGACGGCCAAACAAACACCCACTTTAGCCTCATTAGGTATATCACACTTTTGCTGTGCAGATGCCGGTTGAAtcgtttgaatatatttattttcgttaacTGCTGAGGGGCCAAGTAATGGAACGTCTGTATTGGCGCGCGCCTTTAAAACGACTGTTAGCGATAATGTGACGAGCAAACGATGGAAGTGCATTGTCGACTTACAATTTCGCCGATTCGGAATTTCGAAAATGTCCCACTCATACGTAAATACCAAGTCGACCCAGTTGTCTTGTCGACACTGCAGATCGTCAATGAAGTCACGTTTAAAAACCACGATTTATGTATGTTGACGAACGTCCTCCTCGTCTCCGCCGGTGTAACTAATGCACGGCGCGCGACTTGAATGGGCTGTTCGCGGCGATAACTCAACTTTACCAATTCAATTGAATAATTCGTATAACGTTTCAGTTATCCGCTCAAAGCACGGGCACGACCACACCAGCTTGACGTACCGCTCAGCTGTGAACTTAAATAGCGCTCAACGGCAGCGTCCGCGAGAGTGAACAAAAACGTTGTCAAGTTGTGCGTTCGCAGCGCTCAAAGACATTGTATAAATAATAGTTTATTTACGCTTGTTTCTTTGCTCCGTCACAACGGCAATGTCGCGCCTTCgacaaaaaaaactaattaaagttGTCGAAGCTCCAGCAGCGTTTTCGCCTACCTTTAATGCGattaatttaataatcaaataaatatttggaaaaacagTCGCAATAGTCTTAAAATAATTAGTCCATCAGCTGTGCCATCATGTGGCGCCCTTAGCTGTGCTCATTTAATGCGAAATCGCGACGCGTCCATTTCGAAAACCAGATCTCCGAGTTGGGGCTGCGGTCATTTACACTTTATGTTTACCTTTTTATTCGTCATCTACAACGACGGCGACGCCACTTCGTTGTTGAAGGGGAAAAATTATGCAATGACGTAACGTCAAGCTCTCATATGCGGCGCGTGCGTACACTTCATGGTCGCCAAGCAGCATACTTGAAGCCGGTTCCGCACAATAATAACCTGTGTTAGTTTAAACAGCTGACAGCTGTTGCGGTTTCACTTTCTTTTATATCATGATTAAGTTAGCTGCTAAATAAATCGCTTTtgctgcatacttttaggctctCAAAATAGCTTTAAGCTTTGTACGTTGAGCTATTTAAGTATAAGACGTCTCGTTGTGTAGGAGtgtgtattaaaatttattcatgCTGAGAATTGCATACACTTGTACTCtcctaatataatttaataatattttagcgAGTGACAAATCGAACATACATTTGGTATAGTATTTTACAGACAAGCCAAATCAAATAAAGGTGAAATAATAAGCGTTTATACCATTTTAATTAGGTATCCACATAATCCCTTGAATTAAATTCTACTGGTTAATTTTGTTCCTACTTGATTCTGCAAACTTTCGACCAGCGTGTATTGCTAAAATATAGCGAGCACCGAAGTAACGAATCTAAGTCGGCTAATAAACATTTGCGCTTATACTAGTAATACAAGTAGAAACTCAGTTGGACTTCTCAGTATATTTCTTATGTGAAAAATGTAGATTGCTGactgttgtttttttatatcaaaaatgtcAGAAATATAACCGGACCTGGTACTGAATGCCAAGAAGCTATGccatttataaatatgcattttttagtTGGGACTTcatttttctttagttttcttAACTAACAACCAGCTCAATTTCTTGATAAAAATCGATATATCGTTTGACAAAAGCAGTTAAAAAACGACACTCGGATGGCGTGCGAGGTTTATACCAAACTAATGAACGGAAAACCCGCAAACGGAAATGTGCCGTTAAGCTACGCATGCAAAGGTCAACTGCTCATGCTTAGAAAACCACAAGTTTAGcagacaaattaataataatttctaatGTTCATATAATACAAGCATTTACAATACTCGTTCTGCAAGTCATACTAGGAGAGAAAATAGTTAATACAtatcatacttatatatagaaTGAAAACAAACCGGTTGTTATCAACTATCATTGAATGGAGGAAattcacacatatttttatttaaaaaaaattattattcccATTTTGGTTAGTCTACTTTTCCTTGGTTTGGTCTTTTTGGCTATGAGATGCATTATAATTATTCATTATTGCAATAATTGCAAGTTTTCCTCAAGACTTTTCGAACCTATTGTACTAATAAGCACCAtgcaagctgaacgatcggcatCAAACCCTAGTAtcgaaaacctttttattttcgcgataatttcatgaaatttgtcACGAATTATTGTGCAAATTAAatgtataatctccgaagaaaatgtttagatcggactactatagcatatagttgccatacaaactatacGATGGGAATGAAATTGCTGAATGGCAAAGAAATTCTTCAGAATGGACCACTATAttaatagctgccatataaattgtcaaactgtcaaaatcaagtttttgtgtggaaatttttgtatttgtgtaggttatcatattttttgtatttgtagctTCGATgaaagtttacgttttttcttgttttaatttttgtattggtaaaatctaataaaactaataaattaattggCATTCcgaatgtatttatttgttttgaagaaTGAAAGAACAAGCTTTTAAAATTTACCATACATAAACTTCTGTTATTCTGTTCTACCATACATGTTGAGTTCGAGTTTCACAGTGCTGTCTCTGAACAACGATAACAGTGTTGTATGTCAGCCACTGTTTAGGGAAGTCATTTTTTCAATCTATAATGTTCATTCTGATCAGATCCGATCAGAGGAGAattctacatatttacattcctTCTAAATTGGCAGTggatttatatactattttcttATCGGCAATACATTCAATGGTTGGGTATTTCTCTAATTTTCGCGTGCACTCGTATTTTAACCACGACGATAATAGGTTAGAAATAGGATTGGTTTTTATCACCCTTTAACAATAATTTCTTAATACACAATTCTCCAattcagtaaatttttaaactaaatatgtTCAAACTCATTTATATGAACTACTAAAAAGTCATAGACTTGAAATTATCGGTTTTCAATAAAGCGTTGACTGCCAATGAAGAGaatgtaatatatgtaagtgcatTGAGGCCTAACATAGACACTGCAGGGGAACAAAGCCACCCCTTTGTATAAACAttttgtaaatagtttgtcaATCCAAAAAGTTAGATTCAAAAGTATAACAGTAGTAAAACCATagatgaaaatatttaagaataattATACTTGTTAGGGAAGATTACCATTTCAATAAGTAATAAGAAATTcgtaacattaatatttttaataatttttattgaatttttaaaaacacgAAATAACTGTTTCTTCATTGCATTATAAATACttgtactatataatataaattattttctacatATAGCTAAATGAATTATGATAAATCTGCttgttataatatatgtatatttatggatTATTGTTTTTGGAATACTTGAATATGACACGAACGATAATGAGAAACTAATGGCAAGATCACAATTAAATTCATGTTATTAAATGCTAATTCAACCtagagatatacatataaacttaaataatttacatataaattcaGTGCATTaagacaaaattaaattaattgcgtAATTTGCTTCGTATCCAGTCGTCATAGTTCGCCACGCGAGTATGCACCGCCGGCCAGCCGCTTAAACCGCACTTGTAGCCAAACGATACGATGCCCTCCAAGACCCAAGCATCGTTGCGAAAGCGCATTAGTGGACCACCGGAGTCGCCCTCACAACTATCCTCGGCATAAACGCCACCGGCACACAGTTGATTACTCACCACGTTCACCTTGCGTTCGCGATACTTGCGCTGACATTGTGACAAGTCCACAAGTGGCActtgtaatttttgtttcacAGCACTTTTTGGCCTGCGCAGCGTGCTACCCCAACCGGCGACGGTGTACTGTGTACCGCTAACCGGTGCCGAGCGCTCTTGAGCCACGGCCGATGGCAAACAGATGGGACGTATGGAATTTGAGAAGCGTATATCCTGATCGAGACGAATCAATGCGATATCATTCTGCTTATTGGCAGAATTGTCATCATATTGCTCGTGTGGAATGGTCTCCTCAATGCCGACACGTATGGCCGCGGGAGCGCATGAGTAGTCATTGCAATCGGTTGGTTTCGTGGTGTCATATTCGCCTAGTCGAACGCCAATACTAAGAGAACagcaaataattatattgttaatatttttaattgatttatttgttTGACTATTCATGGTATTTTTCTCTATAAAAAACTACTAATATTATGTACAAAAGATTGCAAATTAGGGTGATTCTTGCGCATTCGATTCGTAGCCGAAACCAAAACCAAATTAGAAACAGCCAGCACCTTGATGTTTAGACAATGACAGAGTTGATTTGTCGGTATGGCTAGAATCTAGCTGACCATTCGTCCGGGTTTGGCCGGGACAGTGcggattccgagttaagcgtcccgGCCGTCCCGGgcttaaaaaaaatgatttcaataaaattgtgttgctctctcaccgATTATgtgtcgcgattttcagtgaataaTAATATGGAACAAATCAATGACCAAAAAAATACCGTCTCGGATTTTGCCGGGACAAATATGATCACCTAAGGCTTGATCCTAAGTCCTAACAAAATTTTGTAAGCGTTTAGTAAGCGTTCCCTGCTGAACCCTAACAAAGTCGATCCATTTATAAAGCGGAAGGTTACCGGTGATGAAAAATGGGCCACTTACGGACCCATTAAGCAAAAACGGACATTGTCGAAGGTCAGTGAGCCGGCGCAAACAATGGTCAAGTAGGGATTGACTATCAGGAAGAGTTTGCTATGAGTGTTGGTGGAATTGGCATGGAATCATCTACTGTAAGTTGCTCCCCTACggtcaaactcttaattcggacaTGTACCGTCAAAAATTGAACAGTCTGAAATAAGGAATAGGCCAGAATTGGtgctttggccaataggagaggaattgtgttccgtTAAGACAACGACAGGCCAGCCACATCGAAAATGACTCACAAGAAGCTTCGGAGGCTTGGTGTGTATGTTCTTATGAGTTCATCTTATGGCCCGAACCTGATACCAAGTGATTATTACCTCTTTCTGTCTACGGCGAATGATATTGCTGGTGAAAACTTCTCCTCAAGGGCAGCTTGTCAATGGCATTATGAAATACCACTTCAAAATGGCAATAAGTTATGGAACAAAACAGTGCATTTTTCACATATGTAAATcggatatttttaattatgccAAATAAAACTGAAGAACTGaactaatgaaaaaataatggatttcttttaactgtaaattatatatagttGAAATCCATTGGCAGAGCTTATAAATATGAATAGGTATAAGTACTAAAAATTATGACTCTCATCACTTTagcaattttttataccctggacgggaaatattaaaattgccacgatgcttgtaacacccaaaagcaaacgtcggagacctataagtatatacatatacatacatatatataaacaatcaacgtgatgagctgagtcgatttagccacggCTGTCTGTCTGTCAATCGATATActcgcgaactagtccctcattttttgagataacgatctgaaattatTCCTAGGGACCCGAATGTTTCCCTTTTACCTGATTCTTGACTAATAATATGTGAGATTATACCAAACCCAGGTAAAATTAAATGCACACTTCTGGATGtccgaaaaatcaaaataaatgttgGTCCTCCGCCGGCTGGGTCGGAAAAGGAGGTATTTAGATTTCGGTCtgttaaatttttcacacgtccttttctcatcaAGCTCATTTTtcagaaccaccgatatcggacaactaaagcatatagctgccaaacaactGATCGAtgaaactcaagtccttgtacggAAAGTTCATTATTTGAcaaaggtatcttcacgaaatttggcacagattattatccaaccactatagcttatagctgtcattcaaactgaccgatcaatatcagtataaatatctttttatgcccttttatgctatgaaaaatatttaaaaatttttgaatgaaatcCGCAAATTGTCACTTACAGTGTTCCGATTTGCTTCTCAATGGCACCTTTCACGCAATGCGCCGCCGTCAGTACATAGCGGTTATTTATGAGCGAACCTGCGCAATTGGTTGATAAGCCACCGGAAcctataattacaatatatttacaaCTCTATTATATATGTGctacctatataaatatatgtaaatatacaacaATGCAAATAAGTGTGCGCATTCCTACATTTGCTGTTAACTCAAACTCAAATAGATCACTAAATCAAAATCTACATAAGTAAAAGTAAGCGATTCGTCACTTACGTCGATTGTACTCTAGCAACACCATCCACGGAAACTCATAGAGATCCGCATCTGTGCCGCTGTAGATTTTATTCGATATTGTCACACCGCCACAGGTGGGCAAGCGCGGCAGCACGGCCGCGGCAGATGTTTGCGCACCAACTGTCTGGTCTCTGGGCTGCTTGCCGCTGCCATCGTTGCCGGCGATGCTATCAAAGCCACGCCCACCACCAGCTACTGCGCTTAAGCGCTGCCTCTGCCGTTGTCGACCCTCACCAAAGCCGACGGGAAATAGCACCGTGCCGGTCTGGCGGCTGTAGTCGTCGTAGGTGTTGCGCGTGAAACCGGTATCTCCGGTGCAGCACACATACGGACCATTGCCGTATCCGCCGATACATTCGGAGGCGCGCAGAAATTCGGTGTCGAGCGGTTGGATTGCGCCGCGTTGCAGCACCGACAACAATGTCTGACAATCGTAAATCGAGACGCATGTGCCGGGACGTTGGTTGGGATTGAAACAGCGGCGCGCTGAAAAAACGTAAACAAAAAGTGTAAATAAGAATGGTTAATACGCATGCGTAAATACATGAAGAAAGATAGCGTTAGCGGTTAAGTTGGTTTAGTTCgaggttatattttttatatagacatacatatatacagttatatatctATCTGGGGATTCACCTTTACCACTCTCTTTTATCTGCAGCTCATTTAGGTCTGGTCTTGTATGCCTTATTTAGTTGCTAGCTCATCGTCAATGCATTTGGTCTAATTGAACATATTTGCGGTTTACCAGTGTTGCCATTTTATTCGTATattctgttatttttttatttcaataacattTGCGGTCGAGCGCTGCTGCTAATGAAAGGTTCTTTACTTTTAACGGCGACGCACATGTgtcaaatttgcataaattagcTAGCCAACCACCTCGCTGATT
It contains:
- the LOC138855740 gene encoding serine protease 7, producing MLRALFITVISALSTNLAFGQYFETQTRRCFNPNQRPGTCVSIYDCQTLLSVLQRGAIQPLDTEFLRASECIGGYGNGPYVCCTGDTGFTRNTYDDYSRQTGTVLFPVGFGEGRQRQRQRLSAVAGGGRGFDSIAGNDGSGKQPRDQTVGAQTSAAAVLPRLPTCGGVTISNKIYSGTDADLYEFPWMVLLEYNRRSGGLSTNCAGSLINNRYVLTAAHCVKGAIEKQIGTLIGVRLGEYDTTKPTDCNDYSCAPAAIRVGIEETIPHEQYDDNSANKQNDIALIRLDQDIRFSNSIRPICLPSAVAQERSAPVSGTQYTVAGWGSTLRRPKSAVKQKLQVPLVDLSQCQRKYRERKVNVVSNQLCAGGVYAEDSCEGDSGGPLMRFRNDAWVLEGIVSFGYKCGLSGWPAVHTRVANYDDWIRSKLRN
- the LOC106616238 gene encoding CLIP domain-containing serine protease B8 is translated as MHFHRLLVTLSLTVVLKARANTDVPLLGPSAVNENKYIQTIQPASAQQKCDIPNEAKVGVCLAVGNCSAYLQARSVPNISAEKVNFLKKVQCSCKENDSDVLEPLVCCPANGQDYLYPSLKFSKFEYRRFQNVTAQFKRKKLKRRIQTVEPGESFNLRNECGKQVTNRIYGGEIAELDEFPWLALLVYSSNDFGCSGALIDDRHILTAAHCVRGEGVREKKGLKLVRLGEFNVKTEPDCIEEPDYLNCADAAVDIGYERIFVHPEYNENSFSKFNDIAIIRLKRAVSFTHFIMPICLPSQDEESPYKEGEMFSVSGWGRTDLFNKYFRNIHSPIKLKLRIPYVERDNCTKILSPFGIELGPKQVCAGGEFAKDTCAGDSGAPLMYFDRKYSRWVTYGVVSYGFTRCGMAGHPAVYTDIAAYLDWIHKIVVSK